The following are encoded together in the Paludisphaera mucosa genome:
- the tnpC gene encoding IS66 family transposase, with protein sequence MIPPEQRACPGCGHYRSPIGEEVSEHPASLFVVEHVTIEVACRHCQGHVPVADKPPQPIEKGLPGPGLLAQVITSKVADHLPLYRQKGIFARHGVELSRKTLCGWMAQSAWLLEPIWKAVKDEVLKSRVIQTDDATVPVLDRRLDRARTARLWVYLGDRERPYVVYDYTADRSRDGPEQFLGDYEGYLQADAYSGYDRIYSRGVVEVGCFAQARRKFYDARTSDPERSHEASARIRAFYAVEATGTGLDDEARLALRRDRSVPLLTRLGTWLDEQARVVLPKSPIGAAIGYARSNWAALNRLAEAGYLSIDDNAGERAVKPIALGRKNWLSAGSESGGWTAAILLCLASTCRALKMDPSPTSATFWIGSTPTRPGGSRNCCPIAGGLSDASRDQPWRGDHGRHRWLVWRPARPDDTGPPSPATTSSTRTTAASPVARSTGRGEGAIRPGRGRFCCAFGAAPALPRRQVAGADHVNQTMTPSGVEQTSRRRPRRTARYCEPDDDAFRRRAEFGA encoded by the coding sequence GTGATCCCCCCGGAGCAGCGGGCCTGCCCCGGATGCGGCCATTACCGCAGCCCCATCGGCGAGGAGGTGAGCGAGCATCCCGCCTCGCTGTTCGTCGTCGAGCACGTGACGATCGAGGTCGCTTGCCGGCATTGCCAGGGGCACGTCCCCGTCGCGGACAAGCCGCCCCAGCCGATCGAGAAGGGGCTGCCCGGCCCGGGGCTCCTTGCCCAGGTGATCACGAGCAAGGTCGCCGATCACCTGCCTCTCTACAGGCAGAAGGGGATCTTCGCCCGTCATGGCGTCGAGCTGTCGCGCAAGACCCTGTGCGGCTGGATGGCCCAGTCGGCCTGGCTGCTGGAGCCGATCTGGAAGGCCGTGAAGGACGAGGTCCTCAAGTCGCGAGTGATCCAGACGGACGACGCCACCGTGCCGGTGTTGGACCGTCGGCTCGATCGGGCCCGCACCGCCCGGCTGTGGGTCTACCTCGGCGATCGGGAGCGTCCTTATGTCGTGTACGACTACACGGCCGACCGCAGCCGGGACGGCCCGGAGCAGTTTTTGGGGGACTACGAGGGCTACCTCCAGGCCGATGCTTACAGCGGCTACGACCGGATCTACTCCCGGGGCGTCGTCGAGGTCGGGTGCTTCGCCCAAGCGCGCCGCAAGTTCTACGACGCCCGCACCAGCGACCCCGAGCGGTCCCACGAGGCGTCGGCGCGGATCCGCGCCTTCTACGCCGTGGAGGCGACGGGCACGGGCCTGGACGACGAGGCTCGCCTCGCATTGCGACGGGACCGGTCCGTCCCGTTGCTGACACGGCTCGGGACCTGGCTGGACGAGCAGGCCCGGGTCGTGCTGCCGAAGAGCCCGATCGGCGCGGCGATCGGCTATGCCCGGTCGAACTGGGCGGCGTTGAACCGACTCGCCGAGGCCGGATACCTGTCGATCGACGACAATGCCGGCGAGCGGGCCGTGAAGCCGATCGCCCTCGGCCGCAAGAACTGGTTGTCCGCCGGGAGCGAGAGTGGTGGCTGGACCGCGGCGATCTTGCTCTGCCTAGCGTCGACTTGCCGGGCCTTGAAGATGGACCCTTCGCCTACCTCCGCGACGTTCTGGATCGGGTCTACGCCCACCAGGCCCGGCGGGTCGCGGAATTGCTGCCCGATCGCTGGTGGGCTCTCCGATGCGTCTCGGGATCAGCCCTGGCGGGGTGATCACGGCCGCCACCGATGGCTGGTGTGGCGTCCCGCTCGACCTGATGACACCGGACCGCCAAGTCCGGCGACGACGAGCAGTACCCGGACCACGGCGGCGTCCCCCGTAGCCAGGTCGACGGGGCGTGGCGAGGGGGCAATCCGGCCGGGTCGGGGTCGTTTTTGCTGCGCCTTCGGGGCCGCGCCGGCCCTGCCGCGTCGGCAGGTCGCGGGCGCGGACCACGTGAACCAGACGATGACGCCTTCAGGCGTTGAGCAGACTTCACGGCGACGACCAAGGAGGACGGCTCGCTACTGTGAACCAGACGATGACGCCTTCAGGCGTAGAGCAGAATTTGGGGCGTGA
- a CDS encoding transposase has product MPDDLATCHGMIRELAASLRDAHRQVEQLGHRLDLLLRRLCGPRSERVDPNQLPLFADQAEDDSGVVPAPGSPAEPPAPSASGRAKGHDRKPLPADLPASVGSM; this is encoded by the coding sequence TTGCCCGACGATTTGGCCACGTGCCACGGCATGATCCGCGAGCTGGCGGCCAGCCTGCGGGACGCCCATCGCCAGGTCGAGCAGCTAGGCCACCGACTCGACCTCCTTTTGAGGCGGCTCTGCGGACCTCGATCCGAGCGAGTCGATCCCAACCAGTTGCCCCTCTTCGCCGACCAGGCCGAGGACGATTCCGGCGTCGTGCCAGCTCCCGGGTCGCCCGCGGAGCCACCGGCCCCGTCTGCCTCGGGACGGGCCAAGGGGCACGACCGCAAGCCGCTGCCGGCCGACCTGCCCGCGAGCGTCGGGTCCATGTGA
- the tnpB gene encoding IS66 family insertion sequence element accessory protein TnpB (TnpB, as the term is used for proteins encoded by IS66 family insertion elements, is considered an accessory protein, since TnpC, encoded by a neighboring gene, is a DDE family transposase.), translating into MLSWPSSVRIFVSARPADMRRGFEGLARMATEVIRQDPLCGASFVFRNRKGDRIKVLYWAGDGFALWYRRLERGTLRFPACDGDVAEIRAIDLAMILGAMDLSSIRRRPRYARPSPATQVVVGPHPGGEKTG; encoded by the coding sequence ATGCTGAGCTGGCCGTCGTCTGTCCGCATCTTCGTCTCGGCCCGGCCGGCGGACATGAGGCGCGGGTTCGAGGGCCTGGCCCGCATGGCGACAGAGGTGATCCGGCAGGACCCGCTCTGCGGCGCGTCGTTCGTCTTCCGTAATCGGAAGGGGGATCGGATCAAGGTGCTCTACTGGGCCGGCGACGGCTTCGCCCTCTGGTACCGCCGCCTGGAGCGTGGCACGTTGCGCTTCCCCGCCTGCGACGGCGACGTCGCGGAGATCAGGGCCATCGACCTGGCCATGATCCTGGGGGCCATGGACCTGTCCTCGATCCGGCGGCGGCCTCGCTACGCCCGGCCATCCCCGGCAACTCAAGTCGTCGTCGGACCTCATCCCGGGGGCGAGAAAACCGGATGA